In Microbacterium sp. AB, a single genomic region encodes these proteins:
- a CDS encoding aliphatic sulfonate ABC transporter substrate-binding protein yields MSTAIRRTAPAIAIAGAMLLTATGCVAGENADASSDSASADSGEWSADTLTIDYATYNPLSLVVRDQGLIEDAVGDDVAVEWVQSAGSNKANELLRSGSIDVGSTAGSAALLARANGSPIQVIDIYSQPEWAALVVTPDSDITSVEDLAGASIAATKGTDPYFFLLQALEEVGLSADDVEVQNLQHADGRAALDGGSVDAWAGLDPIMAAAEVESGDELLYRNVDFNTYGFLNATEDFVENHPDLAQVVVDAYEEARVWALDNPEETAQLLADVAGIDIAVATTVIDERSNLDVSGVPGDDQIAVLEKIAPVLAESGDVSGGQEAVDAALDTIVNAEFAERAVNGE; encoded by the coding sequence ATGAGCACCGCCATCCGTCGTACAGCCCCCGCGATCGCGATCGCCGGAGCGATGCTGCTCACCGCCACGGGCTGCGTCGCGGGCGAGAACGCCGACGCCTCGTCGGACAGCGCGAGCGCCGACTCCGGCGAGTGGTCGGCCGACACCCTGACGATCGACTACGCCACCTACAACCCGCTGAGCCTCGTCGTCCGCGACCAGGGTCTCATCGAGGACGCCGTCGGCGACGACGTCGCCGTCGAATGGGTGCAGTCGGCGGGGTCGAACAAGGCCAACGAGCTGCTGCGCTCGGGCTCGATCGACGTCGGCTCGACCGCGGGCTCCGCGGCGCTCCTCGCCCGCGCGAACGGATCTCCCATCCAGGTCATCGACATCTACTCGCAGCCGGAGTGGGCGGCGCTGGTCGTCACCCCCGACAGCGACATCACGTCCGTCGAGGACCTCGCGGGCGCGTCGATCGCGGCGACGAAGGGCACCGACCCCTACTTCTTCCTCCTGCAGGCGCTCGAGGAGGTCGGCCTGTCGGCCGACGACGTCGAGGTGCAGAACCTGCAGCACGCCGACGGCCGCGCCGCTCTCGACGGCGGCTCCGTCGACGCGTGGGCGGGTCTCGACCCGATCATGGCGGCCGCCGAGGTCGAGTCGGGCGACGAGCTCCTCTACCGCAACGTCGACTTCAACACCTACGGCTTCCTCAACGCCACCGAGGACTTCGTCGAGAACCACCCCGACCTCGCGCAGGTCGTCGTCGACGCCTACGAGGAGGCGCGGGTCTGGGCGCTCGACAACCCCGAGGAGACGGCCCAGCTGCTCGCCGACGTCGCCGGCATCGACATCGCGGTGGCGACGACCGTCATCGACGAGCGCTCCAACCTCGACGTGAGCGGCGTCCCCGGCGACGACCAGATCGCCGTGCTCGAGAAGATCGCCCCCGTCCTCGCCGAGTCGGGCGACGTGTCGGGCGGCCAGGAGGCCGTCGACGCCGCCCTCGACACGATCGTCAACGCGGAGTTCGCGGAGCGGGCGGTGAACGGCGAGTGA
- a CDS encoding ABC transporter ATP-binding protein: protein MPSSLAPSRRAGVPERAANAVRLEGIARTFAMAGGDREVLRGVDVELASGEIVAIVGPSGCGKSTLLRLVGGLDAPTSGAISLGDAGIADTDERTAIAFQEPRLLPWRTLAQNVELGLPRQADRREGRERVRELLHLVGLDHAADQRPREVSGGMAQRASLARALARDPRVLLLDEPFGALDALTRLRMQDLLLDIHAAQPTTVLFVTHDVEEALYLADRVLLLRSLADAGTDHDAPSVARTIAVPGIRPRDRADRALADLRAELLKGLGVETHHTLQENR from the coding sequence ATGCCCTCCTCGCTCGCTCCGTCTCGCCGTGCCGGCGTACCCGAGCGCGCCGCGAACGCCGTGCGGCTCGAGGGCATCGCCCGCACGTTCGCGATGGCCGGAGGGGACCGAGAGGTGCTCCGCGGCGTCGACGTGGAGCTCGCCTCGGGCGAGATCGTGGCCATCGTCGGGCCGTCCGGATGCGGCAAGTCGACCCTGCTCCGACTCGTCGGCGGCCTCGACGCGCCGACGAGCGGCGCCATCAGCCTCGGCGACGCCGGCATCGCCGACACCGACGAGCGCACCGCGATCGCCTTCCAGGAGCCGCGGCTCCTTCCCTGGCGGACGCTCGCGCAGAACGTCGAGCTCGGGCTGCCGCGGCAGGCGGACAGGCGCGAGGGCCGGGAGCGCGTCCGCGAGCTGCTCCACCTCGTCGGCCTCGACCACGCCGCCGACCAGCGTCCGCGCGAGGTCTCGGGCGGGATGGCGCAGCGCGCCTCCCTGGCGCGGGCCCTCGCACGCGATCCCCGCGTCCTGCTGCTCGATGAGCCGTTCGGCGCCCTCGACGCGCTGACGCGTCTCCGGATGCAGGACCTCCTGCTCGACATCCACGCGGCGCAGCCCACGACCGTCCTCTTCGTCACCCACGACGTCGAAGAGGCCCTCTATCTCGCCGACCGGGTGCTGCTGCTGCGGTCTCTCGCCGACGCCGGCACGGATCACGATGCGCCGTCCGTCGCGCGCACGATCGCCGTGCCGGGCATCCGTCCCCGCGACCGCGCCGACCGCGCGCTCGCGGACCTCCGCGCCGAGCTGCTGAAAGGCCTCGGCGTCGAAACCCACCACACTCTCCAGGAGAACCGATGA
- the rpsA gene encoding 30S ribosomal protein S1 has translation MTNATTAPATKQVAINDIGSAEDFLAAVEKTLKFFNDGDIIDGTIVKIDRDEVLLDVGYKTEGVIPSRELSIKHDVDPNEVVTVGDHVEALVLQKEDKEGRLILSKKRAQYERAWGDVEKIKENDGVVTGTVIEVVKGGLIVDIGLRGFLPASLIELRRVRDLTPYLGQEIEAKILELDKNRNNVVLSRRALLEETQSATRTQFLNNLHKGQVRKGVVSSIVNFGAFVDLGGVDGLVHVSELSWKHIEHASEVVEVGQEVTVEILEVDLDRERVSLSLKATQEDPWQVFARTHAIGQITPGKVTKLVPFGAFVRVADGIEGLVHISELSNKHVELAEQVVSVGEEVFVRVIDIDLDRRRISLSLKQANDLVDPNGTEFDPALYGMATEYDENGEYKYPEGFDPESGQWLEGFDTAREEWEQDYAAAQARWESHKAQVAKALEAEAEAGEEFAAPTFASDANGAGTLADDEALAALREKLAGR, from the coding sequence ATGACTAACGCAACGACCGCCCCGGCCACCAAGCAGGTCGCGATCAACGACATCGGCTCTGCTGAGGACTTCCTGGCCGCGGTCGAGAAGACGCTCAAGTTCTTCAACGACGGCGACATCATCGACGGCACGATCGTCAAGATCGACCGCGACGAGGTCCTCCTCGATGTCGGCTACAAGACCGAGGGCGTCATCCCCTCGCGTGAGCTTTCCATCAAGCACGACGTCGACCCGAACGAGGTCGTCACGGTCGGCGATCACGTCGAGGCCCTCGTCCTCCAGAAGGAGGACAAGGAAGGCCGTCTCATCCTGTCGAAGAAGCGTGCTCAGTACGAGCGCGCCTGGGGCGACGTGGAGAAGATCAAGGAGAACGACGGCGTCGTCACCGGTACCGTCATCGAGGTCGTCAAGGGCGGCCTCATCGTCGACATCGGACTCCGCGGCTTCCTCCCCGCCTCGCTCATCGAGCTCCGCCGCGTGCGCGACCTGACGCCGTACCTCGGCCAGGAGATCGAGGCGAAGATCCTCGAGCTCGACAAGAACCGCAACAACGTCGTGCTCTCGCGCCGCGCCCTCCTCGAGGAGACGCAGTCGGCCACCCGCACGCAGTTCCTCAACAACCTGCACAAGGGCCAGGTCCGCAAGGGCGTCGTGTCCTCGATCGTCAACTTCGGCGCGTTCGTCGACCTCGGCGGCGTGGACGGCCTCGTGCACGTCTCGGAGCTGTCCTGGAAGCACATCGAGCACGCCTCCGAGGTCGTCGAGGTGGGCCAGGAGGTCACCGTCGAGATCCTCGAGGTCGACCTCGACCGCGAGCGCGTCTCGCTGTCGCTCAAGGCGACGCAGGAGGACCCGTGGCAGGTCTTCGCCCGCACCCACGCGATCGGCCAGATCACGCCGGGCAAGGTCACGAAGCTCGTCCCGTTCGGTGCGTTCGTCCGCGTCGCGGACGGCATCGAGGGTCTCGTCCACATCTCGGAGCTCTCGAACAAGCACGTCGAGCTCGCCGAGCAGGTCGTGTCCGTCGGCGAAGAGGTGTTCGTCCGCGTCATCGACATCGATCTCGACCGTCGTCGCATCTCGCTGTCGCTCAAGCAGGCCAACGACCTCGTCGACCCCAACGGCACCGAGTTCGACCCGGCGCTGTACGGCATGGCGACCGAGTACGACGAGAACGGCGAGTACAAGTACCCCGAGGGCTTCGACCCCGAGAGCGGTCAGTGGCTCGAGGGCTTCGACACGGCCCGCGAGGAGTGGGAGCAGGACTACGCCGCGGCCCAGGCCCGCTGGGAGTCGCACAAGGCCCAGGTCGCCAAGGCCCTCGAGGCCGAGGCGGAGGCCGGCGAGGAGTTCGCCGCGCCGACCTTCGCGAGCGATGCGAACGGCGCCGGCACGCTCGCCGACGACGAGGCGCTCGCCGCTCTGCGCGAGAAGCTCGCGGGTCGCTGA
- a CDS encoding TraR/DksA family transcriptional regulator encodes MPVEGGFAEALRAERLAVEERVRRRESELGELAGARGDANSDDEHDPEGATLSDEWSRLTGLRAQERRELERIDAAAARLRDGTFGVCEGCGSKIPRERLRVRPTATRCVSCASSSRR; translated from the coding sequence ATGCCCGTCGAGGGAGGGTTCGCCGAGGCGCTGCGCGCGGAGCGCCTCGCGGTCGAGGAGCGCGTACGGCGCCGGGAGAGCGAGCTGGGCGAGCTGGCGGGAGCGCGCGGCGATGCGAACTCGGACGACGAGCACGACCCCGAGGGCGCGACGCTGTCCGACGAGTGGTCGCGGCTCACGGGGCTGCGAGCCCAGGAGCGACGCGAGCTCGAGCGGATCGACGCGGCGGCGGCCCGTCTCCGCGACGGAACGTTCGGTGTGTGCGAGGGGTGCGGCTCGAAGATCCCGCGAGAGCGTCTGCGCGTGAGGCCGACGGCGACCCGCTGCGTCTCGTGCGCCTCGTCGTCGAGGCGGTAG